Proteins encoded by one window of Glycine soja cultivar W05 chromosome 15, ASM419377v2, whole genome shotgun sequence:
- the LOC114386257 gene encoding uncharacterized protein LOC114386257: MAYDKELLHAEFNNYYYSVTDVQGAIFYKIMRVVASLLGEVYFLYGYGGIGKTLIWKTLLFVIRSNGEIFVTIASSEIASLLLPEGRITHSKFAIPVSATQNATCNILQGSDLAELLKMTKLIIWDEAPMCHKFSFEALDKSLKDIMHNDISFGGKVIVFGSDFHQILPVVSRGSRSDIVHASINASYIWDHCQILKLTKNTRLQTNAADTNSDDLKQFSNWLLDIGDGKLGEPNDGYGEISIPDEFLIKDFNDPMQAIVETTYPNSLQNYSNVDFL, translated from the exons ATGGCTTATGATAAGGAATTATTGCATGCTGAATTCAACAATTACTATTACTCAGTAACAG ATGTGCAGGGtgctattttttataagattatgcGTGTTGTTGCTAGTCTATTAGGTGAAGTTTATTTTCTCTATGGTTATGGTGGCATTGGGAAGACACTTATATGGAAAACTTTATTATTTGTTATACGGTCTAATGGAGAAATTTTTGTAACAATAGCTTCAAGTGAGATTGCATCATTACTACTGCCCGAAGGAAGAATAACACATTCTAAGTTTGCTATACCAGTGTCCGCAACACAGAATGCAACATGCAATATTCTTCAAGGGAGTGACCTGGCTGAATTGCTAAAAATGACCAAACTAATAATTTGGGATGAAGCTCCAATGTGTCACAAGTTCAGTTTTGAAGCACTGGATAAAAGCTTAAAAGACATCATGCATAATGATATATCTTTTGGAGGGAAGGTCATTGTTTTTGGTAGTGATTTCCATCAAATACTACCAGTTGTGTCAAGAGGTAGTCGGTCTGATATTGTGCATGCAAGTATAAATGCATCATACATATGGGATCATTGTCAAATTCTTAAATTGACCAAGAACACACGTTTGCAAACCAATGCTGCCGATACCAATAGTGACGACCTCAAACAATTTTCTAATTGGCTATTGGACATAGGTGATGGCAAACTTGGAGAACCTAATGATGGTTATGGCGAAATCAGCATTCCTGATGAGTTTCTTATCAAGGACTTTAATGATCCTATGCAGGCAATTGTTGAGACAACATATCCTAACTCATTACAAAACTATAGCAATGTGGATTTCTTGTAG
- the LOC114386905 gene encoding auxin-responsive protein SAUR71-like, producing the protein MKQLIRRLSRVADSSNYTLLRADSAASQRCHHRRRRAESFRLAAAAKIRRSSAVVPEGHVPIYVGDEMERFVVCAELLNHPVFVKLLNESAQEYGYEQKGVLRLPCRVFVFERVLDALRLGLDARDVAELVNFSPEEFS; encoded by the coding sequence ATGAAGCAGCTGATCCGCCGGCTCTCGCGCGTGGCCGACTCCTCCAACTACACGCTCCTCCGCGCGGACTCCGCCGCCTCCCAGCGCTGCCACCACCGCCGCCGCCGTGCGGAGTCCTTTCGCCTCGCCGCTGCGGCGAAGATCCGCCGCTCCTCCGCGGTGGTGCCGGAGGGGCACGTGCCGATCTACGTCGGCGACGAGATGGAGCGCTTCGTCGTGTGCGCCGAGCTCCTCAACCACCCCGTCTTCGTGAAGCTCCTCAACGAATCGGCGCAGGAATACGGCTACGAACAGAAAGGAGTTCTCCGGCTGCCGTGCCGCGTCTTCGTCTTCGAGCGTGTTCTCGACGCGCTCCGTCTTGGACTCGACGCGCGTGACGTGGCGGAGCTCGTAAATTTCTCGCCGGAAGAGTTCTCctga